From Lycium ferocissimum isolate CSIRO_LF1 chromosome 12, AGI_CSIRO_Lferr_CH_V1, whole genome shotgun sequence, one genomic window encodes:
- the LOC132039891 gene encoding E3 ubiquitin-protein ligase ATL6-like, with protein sequence MKHILCFFLCLLYIMAEIGTISGTQSLAPSTLTRPMNSNLEISPTLTIILACLVLFLMAVVFVYIRRMSPDSFDESLGFHFMRHRPTVSRGLDSNIIKSFPIFRYSDVKALKLGKSILECAVCLNEFEDEETLRLLPNCYHVFHLECIDAWLAFRTTCPVCRANLKKKLGEVRKLVQQTDTNSVTSHLDIERSETVLDIQVTDVGPQEVINTSPQTSIHSHNIPNCSHAASKTPDFRHVAPKSTPRRPKILGMFSRSHSTGHSLIQPGQNYERFTLRLPDDVQKGLVDLSLNRAYNSEALLSLERSSTKGYRFEPGSSKNSLKSVKSPLSLFCGTEKDDTGERSFTYLRSNASS encoded by the coding sequence ATGAAGCATATACTATGTTTCTTCTTGTGCTTACTTTACATCATGGCAGAAATTGGCACAATTTCAGGGACACAATCTTTAGCTCCATCAACGTTAACACGTCCGATGAACTCGAACCTTGAAATCAGCCCAACGTTAACGATCATACTTGCTTGCCTCGTATTATTCTTGATGGCGGTTGTCTTCGTATATATTCGTCGAATGAGCCCTGATTCATTCGACGAATCATTGGGTTTTCATTTCATGCGTCACAGACCTACAGTTTCCCGTGGACTCGATTCCAACATCATTAAAAGTTTCCCAATATTTCGCTATTCCGATGTCAAGGCCCTAAAATTGGGCAAATCCATCCTGGAATGCGCTGTTTGTTTGAATGAATTCGAAGATGAAGAAACTCTCCGTCTTCTTCCGAATTGTTatcatgtttttcatcttgaATGTATCGATGCTTGGCTCGCCTTTCGTACAACTTGTCCTGTCTGCCGAGCGAATCTCAAGAAAAAACTGggtgaagtaagaaaattggTTCAACAAACCGACACAAATTCGGTTACATCACATCTAGACATAGAAAGGAGCGAAACAGTACTAGATATTCAGGTGACTGATGTCGGTCCACAAGAGGTAATAAACACATCACCTCAAACATCTATTCATAGTCATAATATTCCAAATTGTAGTCACGCGGCAAGTAAAACACCCGATTTTCGACACGTTGCACCAAAATCGACACCTAGAAGACCGAAAATTTTGGGAATGTTTAGTCGATCTCACTCTACGGGTCACTCACTGATTCAACCCGGTCAAAATTACGAGAGGTTTACTCTAAGGTTACCAGATGATGTACAAAAGGGATTGGTGGATTTAAGCTTAAATAGGGCATACAATAGTGAAGCCTTATTATCTCTAGAGAGGAGTTCAACCAAAGGGTACCGGTTTGAACCCGGTTCATCAAAGAATTCGTTGAAGTCAGTTAAGTCGCCGTTAAGTTTGTTTTGTGGAACGGAGAAAGATGATACAGGAGAAAGGTCTTTTACTTATTTAAGATCTAATGCTTCTAGTTAG
- the LOC132040901 gene encoding serine/threonine-protein phosphatase 7 long form homolog, with protein sequence MRDLRAMSGQAWGAALSYLYTCLCRASLRKAKDVCGFISLLQVWAWERIIPMQPPSRALPPHTALARRWTHRKSHENEARDVLPICRDVLDNLIDGQFVWRPYSEAIINRLPEWCLRGRDIWMAKVPLICGIYREWHMVDRVLRQFGRKQHIPGPCAEIDPFHYKRDKRYAIKAADQQYFTETDFLWGNRRESLIRPSRHEALALGHQQSYKFGSKLIQDPTKSDEVKEIVEMFSHINTEAMAAASLGTMLSFAPYYTPPAEYDEPPTVQVQRPNVPRPRRVVEDAKQCRRGRVPVDHRWLMRKRFV encoded by the exons ATGCGTGACCTTAGAGCAATGAGTGGACAAGCTTGGGGAGCCGCACTGTCATATTTATATACTTGTTTATGCCGCGCTTCGTTGAGGAAAGCCAAAGATGTGTGTGGATTCATTTCCTTATTGCAG gtttGGGCTTGGGAGCGCATTATACCGATGCAGCCACCATCCAGGGCCCTTCCGCCACACACGGCTCTTGCACGAAGGTGGACTCATCGTAAATCCCACGAAAATGAGGCACGTGATGTTTTACCCATATGTAGGGATGTATTGGATAACCTAATAGATGGCCag TTTGTGTGGCGACCTTATTCAGAGGCCATCATCAATAGACTCCCTGAGTGGTGTCTGCGTGGCCGAGATATTTGGATGGCGAAGGTTCCCCTTATTTGTGGTATCTATCGAGAGTGGCACATGGTAGACCGCGTTCTCAGACAGTTTGGTAGGAAGCAACATATTCCGGGTCCATGTGCTGAGATTGATCCTTTTCATTACAAACGTGACAAGCGGTATGCTATAAAAGCGGCGGATCAACAATATTTTACAGAAACAGACTTTTTGTGGGGAAATCGTCGAGAAAGTTTAATTCGGCCGA GCAGGCATGAGGCACTG gctttaGGACATCAACAATCGTACAAGTTTGGCTCAAAACTTATCCAAGATCCAACCAAGTCCGATGAAGTGAAGGAAATAGTAGAGATGTTTAGCCACATTAATACAGAGGCCATGGCTGCTGCCTCTCTGGGGACGATGTTGAGTTTCGCTCCATATTATACACCACCGGCAGAGTATGATGAGCCGCCTACTGTGCAAGTGCAACGTCCTAATGTACCAAGACCGCGGCGCGTGGTAGAGGACGCCAAACAGTGTAGACGGGGTCGAGTTCCCGTGGATCACCGCTGGTTGATGAGGAAGAGGTTCGTTTGA